TCACCCAATGGGCCACGGCCCTGGAGACTTTTCGTCAGGAATACGGGTTCTACCCCGCTTTCGATTTCGCCGCGGATGAAGACAACCTGATCGCCTCGGCGGCTGATACGGCCGTGTTCGTAAAGGCTCTTTCCGGACGGAACGTGGATGGGTCCGTCCTTGAAGCAACCGACACTGCATCAGGTAACAAAAAACGGATCCGCTTCTACACCTTCTCCGAAGGCGAGATCAACGCCAGCGGCCAGTTGGTCGATGGCTTCGATGGCGACAAGATCGCCATCCTTTTCGACAAGAATCTTGACGGCATCATTAAGGTGGGTGAAGACGCCGACGACGACTACGCTGCCTTTCCCGAAATCATTTCCGGTGTCGCGTCGCCACCCAGATGGCCCACAGGCGGTCTCCGCGCCGGTGTTGCCATCTACTCCCCGGGACCTGCCGGAGTGGGCAACATGATCACCACCTGGTGAGATTCGGTGACCAGCCTGAGTCAGGGCGAAGGGGATCCGAAATCCGGGATTTTCAAACTCAGGCTTTACAAAAGCGCTCACATTCCCAAAAACCTCCCTTTCCAATTCTGGAAGCAAGGTACGCCTCCCTAGCTCAATGGTAGAGCAGTTGACTCTTAATCAATTGGTTCGGGGTTCGAGTCCCCGGGGGGGTACCAGAAATCTGCCTGCGGGCAGCAGGTAGGGCGATATAATCGGACCCTGAACGCGCAACATTCGAGGGGGCTCGAACCCGGGTTCGACGGAGCAAAGCGGAGATGGGTGCCACGAAGTGGCAATCCGCAGGACCTGGCAGAGCCAGCCAATTCCCGGGGGGGGTACCAGAAATCCGTGTAAAGGAAGTGAATCGAACTGAAAACAGGGCTCTGCCAATACCCTGATCCAGCGGGCTCGAACCCGGGTTCGACGGAGCGAAGCGAAGATGGGTGCCACCTTGTGGCAGTCCGCAGGACCTGGCGGAGCCAGCCTATTCCCGGGGGTGAGCCCAATGCGTCCAGAGGTCGGGAATAACCCTCCGGAGGGCCTACCTGCCTTGGTCGACCTGCCGCTGGTATTCGGCGGCATCGAAATTCCCGAGCGATCTGGCGATCAATCCGTCATCCCCCATCTGCCATTCTTCCCACCCGCTGATCCGGACGCGGTGACCGGTGCCACCGGGACCGTTGTTGGTCCCCTCAAGCGTCCATTTGTAGATGGTCCGGTCCTGTTCCACCACAAGGTCGTCCATCTGGACCATCAGGTCGGGAAAGGCGGTCATGAACCCCCGGGCAGCCTCGGCGATCTCACCTCGCCCCAATGACGGCGTGCCTCCATTGATGGTCAACGACCCATCCGGCGAAAAGAACCCGGCAACGCTGGCCGGATCCTGACTGCACCAGGCCGCCGTGTACAGCCTCGCGAATTCGCGAAGCTCTGAAGTTGGGTCGTCTGCCATATTGAGTCTCCGATTAAGGGGATTGATCCATTTCGTCGCCACCATCACAAGCGATCGCTCATCCTTTCAAAAAACCATTGGTTGCCCATTGGTCTTTGCATCGCTCGTCACCTCGATGAGCTATCCCTGCGCGCAGGGAAACTCCAGCTCAATCCCGGATTACCGGAAGTCGCCATCATCCAACAGGGTGATCTTCTGCGTGGGAACCATCGCATCGATCTTCGTAATCACGGCTGACGCCATCGAATCCGATGGAGAGTCAACCGGAAATGGCTGAGCCGCAACGTGGCGCGAAGACAGGAGCGAAACCAGCGATCTTCCTGACCGTCCGCAGAACCACCAATCCCTTCCCGACACACGAATAATCCGCAGCCCCCCACTGGATCATTGCCCTGCCGAAGCCAACCTCCTACCGTGGATTCCATGCCGACCTGGGATCCGGATCTCTACCTCCGATTTGCCAACGAACGCACCCAGCCCACGATCGACCTGGTTGCCCGTCTTGGTGAAATCCGTCCCGCTACCATCATTGACCTGGGTTGCGGCCCGGGCAACAGCACGGCGATCCTCCTCAAGCGATTTCCCGAAGCGAAAATCATCGGACTCGACCACTCCGATGAGATGATCGAACAGGCGCGGGCGGCGCTGCCGCTGATCGATTGGATTCATGCGGACGTGCGCCTCTGGAAGCCGGATTACCACTTTGATCTGGTCTTCTCCAATGCCGCTCTCCAATGGGTCCCCGATCACGCCAGGCTTGTTCCCCAATTGATGGGTTGGCTGAATCCGGCAGGCGTATTGGCGGTGCAAATGCCGCTTCACTACGACTCGCCACTCCAGCAGATCATCCAGAAGGTCGCGCGAGACCCATCCTGGGCGCACCGGATGGATGGCCCGCTGAATGCCCTGACCCGACACCCGTCGGGATTCTACTATGACATCCTGAGCGGACTGAGCGCCCACATCGATATCTGGCAAACCGAGTACTTCCATCAACTCGAGAGTCCGCAGGCCATCGTGGACTGGATGCGGGGCACCGGCCTCCGGCCTTTTCTCGAAGCGCTGACGACCGAGAGCGAGCGCCAACAATTCGAGGAAGCCGTCCTCGCAGGAACGACCGCCGCCTATCCCCGGCAAAAGGACGGCCGTGTGCTCTTCCCTTTCAAGCGGCAATTCGTGATCGCCCACGCCTGAGTCCGGATCCCGTCCGAGTCCACCCTTTGGCCAGTCTCACACCCGGCGCTGCACATTCGACAGGTGCACGACGAGGAGCAGGCCGCTCAGGAGCAGGCCGGGCCAGATGACCAGCATGGGCTGCTGGAAAAGATAGGTCTGGTTATGGCGCAGGATGGTCCCGAGTTCCGGCAGATCCGGGTCGCCGGTCAATCCGAGAAAGGTCAGGCCGCTCAGCTCCAGCACCCCGACCGCAAAGAACAACTTGGCCAGCGACACGATCTGCAGCCTCGCATTGGGCCAGATGGAAAAACGGATGATATGTCCGCGTCGCGCCCCGAGGGCCCGGCTGGCCACGACGTGAAGCGCCTCGGCCTGCTCCGCCCAGATCACCCGCAACTGCCGGAAGCCGAAGGCCACGCTTCCCACCGCCGCCGCCAGGACGAGCGTCCCCGGCGACGGTTCGAGAAAGACCAGGAAGAGAAGGCCGACGAACAGCACCGGCAGGGCGATCCCGACCGAGACCATTCCGCGTATTAATTTTTTGAATACCCGCGGCCCACTCCGCTCCAGCGCGACAAGGATCGCCGAAAGAAGCAGGGTCAGCGAACTCGCCGCCAGCCCAAGGACCACGGTGACCCCGGACCCCCGCCAGAGCCGGCTGAGCATGTCGCGGCCCAGTCCGTCCACCCCGAACCAATGCCCCGGCGCCCACCAGGTCAGCCGCAGATCCAGAAAATCCTGCGCCTGCGGATTGTAGGGGGTGTAGACAAGCCCAAGGAGGGACCAGACCACCCAGGCCAAAGCCACCACTCCCATCGGACTCCACTTTCCCGGAAGGCCCTTCATGAGTCGGGATCCTCCGAACTGCCGGTGGCCACCGGATTGATCAAAACAACCACGAAATCCGCCAGAAAGACCACACAGACCACGAGCAGAATGACGAGGAGCAGCACGTTCTGAACAACATAGATGTCCCGATCGAGCACAGCCGTCACCAGGTAGCGCCCGAGTCCCGGCCAGGAAAATACGGTCTCCGTCAGGACGGCTCCGCCGAGCAACGCCCCGAAATTGGTCCCGATAACCGTGATGACCGGTGCGCTGACCACCTTGAGCACGTGGTGGATCCAGATCCGGATCGGTCCCAGTCCCCTCGCTCGCAAGGCGGCCACCAGGGTATTCAGCCGCGGATCCTGCAGACGGGCCCGCAGGACCGAGCAGACCTGAGCCGCCGGATAAAAGGAAAGGCAGAACGCCGGCAGAGCCAGGAAGTTGAGGGCGACCCCCAGTTTCCGCAAATCTCCGTCGAGGATCGAGTCGATGGTCAGAAACCCCGTCACCTCCGGGGGCTTGATCAGGGCAAAATCAAACCGCCCGCCCGCCGGAAACCAGCCCAGCCAGAGACTGCCGACGATGAGTGCGAGGAGCCCGATCCAGAAAATCGGCAGGGTCAATCCGATCGTCCCCAGAAGAAAGGACAGCCTTCGCAGGATATCCAGGTGGAAGACCTCGGCAAAGACCGCCGTGATCACGCCAACGACGATTCCCAGAAAGAGACCGCAAAGGCTAAGTTCGAGGGTTGCCGGGAAAAACCCCGAGACGTCCTCGGCGACAGGTCGGGCCGAAAGGAGGCTGCGGCCCCAATCCCCCGTCCAGAATCGCTTCACGTAAAGGACATACTGGGTCACCACTGGTTCATCCAGACCCAGACGGGCCCGCTCTTCGGCCACGCGAACAGGATCCGGGTTCTTCAGCCGGAGCGCGACCGGATCTCCGGGGATGGCCCGAATCGCCAGAAACAGGGCCATGCTCGTGATCAGGAAGATTACCACGAAGAGCCCCAACTTACGCCCGACGAACCGGAGGAAACGAAAGACGTGTCGCCTCATGACCGGGCGAGCGGAGCTCGCAAAGATCCGCTGGAGATGGCGCCGCCGACACGAGCGACCCGTTCAGAGAGGCGCGCCCAGCGGTCACGCCCTACCCGAATCTGTTGATCGCAATACCTAAACAGCATCCCTTCCAAGAACCTGAATCTGCATCGGAAAGTCCAGACCGTTCCGATTTCACTTTCGTTACCTTTCGTTCTCCCGACATCTTCGAGCCGGGATTTCGCCAGGCTCAACTTGAGCGAAGCGGGTGTTCATCCCATCCCCCAAAGCATCCGTCTTCCGTTCTTCCGTGTTTTCTGTCCTCCCACTAGAAGAATCCGTCCACCGTCCTCTTCCCGATCTTCGAACTCCGGCTTGTCCGGGCGTATCGAAGAGTAGCCTGATCTCCGATCTCCGCGAACCCCGTTCGCTCCCATACCGCCTACCGATCACCTTCCCCCCGCGCCTTCCAACCCAGCGGTCCCAAGCGCAGGTCGCCGATCAATTGCAGCTCAAACCCGGTCACTTCTGAGCGCATGACGGCGATATTGTCGCCATGGATCAGGGGGACGATCGGCAGATCACGACGCCAGATCGCGAGGGCTTCCTCATAGAGTTTCTGACGCACGGCCTTGTTGGTCTCCGCCCGCGCCGCGAGCAGCACCCGGTCCATCTCCTCGTTCCGGTAGTCCGAAAAGTTCGTGGCCGAACCCTTCACGGCCGCCCAGCTGCCGAGCAGGATGCCGAGGAAATTGTCGGTGTCGCCGTTGTCCCCGACCCAGCCGATCAGGCCCAGGTCGTAGTTGAAATCCCGCAGATCCGCCAGATGGCTCTTGAAATCCTTTGAGACGATCTCCACCTGCAGGCCGATACGCTCGAGCTCGCTCCGGATGAACGACGCCACCTTGACCGGATCCGGGAAATACTGACGCGGTGCACTCATGACCTGCAGCTTGATCGGTTCCGTGAACAGATCCGCATGCCGGGCGATGATCTCGCGGGCTTTCTCGACATCGCGAACGATCGGGTCCGGCAACGAAGGCTCGCCGAGAAAGCCCGGCGGGATCGGGTAGGTCGCCGGCCGACCCGCCCCGTCCAGGGCCACCATGGCGAGTTCGGTCCGGTTGATTGCCATGGCGATGGCCGCCCGGATCTCCGGGTTCTGATACTTGGGCAGATTCAGATTGAAGGAGAGGTATCCGACGTTGAGCCCCGCATGCTGATAGACGGTGAAGCCAGGATCCGCGTCCAGATAGACCACCTCGGCCGGCTGGAGCCCGTCCAGTCCGTGCACCCGGCCCGATCGGAGTTCGAGCAGGCGGACGGTGTTGTCCGGAACCACCTTCATGACGAGACGCTCAAACTGGGGTGCATGGGCCTTGTCCCAGTAGTCCGGATTTCTCTCCATGATGATCGCTTCGTTCGGCTCCCAGCTCACGAAGCGCCAGGGACCCGTTCCGATCGGGTGCCGTTGAAAATCCGCACCGTAGGTGTCCAGACCGGCCGGGCTGACGAGAAAAGCCGGGAAGATGGCCAACGAATTGAGGAGTGAGGCGTTGGGCTGGCTCAGCCGGAAGACAATCGTCATCGGCCCCTCCGCCTCGACCGCGATCACATCCTGATAAAGGTAACGCCAGTATTGGAAATTGGCACCGGGAAGGTGGCCGGGATGATCGTCCTCCATCTGCCGGCGGAAGCTGAACAGGGCGACCTCTGCGGTCAGAGGAGTCCCGTCGTGGAATGTGACACCCTCCCGCAGCTCAAAGCGGTAGGTCAGACCGTCGGGCTCGATCATGACAGACTTGGCGAGGCAGGGTTCGATCTCGAGGGTCCCGGACTTGAAGCGGACAAGCCCCTCGCAGATCTGGGTCAGGGTGTTGACCGATTCCCCGTCATCCACATCCGCAGGATCCAGCTTCTGGGCATCGCTGCCCCGGGCAAAGATGAAGGTCTCCGGAGCAGCGGAGCTGTCCCCTCCCCGACCACAGCCCGCCTGCAGGCTGAGAAATACGGCGAGCAGGGAGACTGACAGAAGGTGCACAAATCGATTTCGCATCATATCCAGAAAAGGTGGGTTAACCGAATCATTCAGGAGAAAGCAGTTCGCCCACCGTGACCCAGCATGCCCGGTCGGGCAACCCCGAAAGCCATTCTTCCGGATCCCTTCGAGGAAAGATTTTCCAATCAGATTTCAGCCACAATCAGACCCTGAAACACACCAAAAGAATCACGAGAACCACCAGGACCTTAAGCCTATCGAGGCTTCACGTCTCCCCACCTACCGACCTCGGAGACCGTAAGCTTCTGAAGCCTTACTTCGCCTGCCCTGAGTTTGCCGAAGGGTCCCCTTCCGACACTTCCGAGTTCTCCCCTCCGAAGAATCCCTTTCCCCCACCCGACAAGCCCTCCAGCGCCCTGCGCCTCCTTACCTGTTCCGGTCTCCAGCAGAGCTGGATCCGGTCTGTTATTCTCACTTCGTTCGTTGAGGGGTCGTCGCAAAGCTCCTCGGTAGTCGCGAAACGCTCGGAACTTTGTGTCATCCCAAATCTTCGTCCCTCCCATCAGGCCGCGGACCAGTGGAAATGAACCGGCTTCTCAACCGAGTCGCCCAGGCTGAGGTAGACCGGGCAACCGGTCGCAGTCGCCTCAATCAGCGCCCCCAGTTCTTCGGTCCGGGCAAAGGGGAGATGCAAGTGCGTTGTTAGCCGCGCGATCTTGCGCGGCCCCTCGCTCGTCATCTCCTTGTCCACGGTCAGGGAGAATCCCTCCAACTCAATTCCCTGCCGTCGCGCCACGATGGCCATGGTGGTGGCCATGCAGCTCCCCAAGGCGGTCGCGACCAGGTCCGTCGGGGAGAATGACTCGCCCTTCCCCTGATTATCCTTTGGGGCGTCGGTCTGAAAAGTGGAACCCGAAGGCTCATGCCTGACCTGACAATGGAGACCACCCTGGTAATCGATCGATATCCGAACCATGCCACGCAGTGTGCCGGTCACGTGCCCGATGACAAGACCTCGGGGACTTAACAGATAGTCCCGAGCTCTTCGCGACCCTTGGGTCCTCATGTGGCCATCCTTTCCCCTCCCGACCTTCGTT
This sequence is a window from Opitutaceae bacterium. Protein-coding genes within it:
- a CDS encoding methyltransferase domain-containing protein; this translates as MPTWDPDLYLRFANERTQPTIDLVARLGEIRPATIIDLGCGPGNSTAILLKRFPEAKIIGLDHSDEMIEQARAALPLIDWIHADVRLWKPDYHFDLVFSNAALQWVPDHARLVPQLMGWLNPAGVLAVQMPLHYDSPLQQIIQKVARDPSWAHRMDGPLNALTRHPSGFYYDILSGLSAHIDIWQTEYFHQLESPQAIVDWMRGTGLRPFLEALTTESERQQFEEAVLAGTTAAYPRQKDGRVLFPFKRQFVIAHA
- a CDS encoding ABC transporter substrate-binding protein, whose amino-acid sequence is MMRNRFVHLLSVSLLAVFLSLQAGCGRGGDSSAAPETFIFARGSDAQKLDPADVDDGESVNTLTQICEGLVRFKSGTLEIEPCLAKSVMIEPDGLTYRFELREGVTFHDGTPLTAEVALFSFRRQMEDDHPGHLPGANFQYWRYLYQDVIAVEAEGPMTIVFRLSQPNASLLNSLAIFPAFLVSPAGLDTYGADFQRHPIGTGPWRFVSWEPNEAIIMERNPDYWDKAHAPQFERLVMKVVPDNTVRLLELRSGRVHGLDGLQPAEVVYLDADPGFTVYQHAGLNVGYLSFNLNLPKYQNPEIRAAIAMAINRTELAMVALDGAGRPATYPIPPGFLGEPSLPDPIVRDVEKAREIIARHADLFTEPIKLQVMSAPRQYFPDPVKVASFIRSELERIGLQVEIVSKDFKSHLADLRDFNYDLGLIGWVGDNGDTDNFLGILLGSWAAVKGSATNFSDYRNEEMDRVLLAARAETNKAVRQKLYEEALAIWRRDLPIVPLIHGDNIAVMRSEVTGFELQLIGDLRLGPLGWKARGEGDR
- a CDS encoding ester cyclase codes for the protein MADDPTSELREFARLYTAAWCSQDPASVAGFFSPDGSLTINGGTPSLGRGEIAEAARGFMTAFPDLMVQMDDLVVEQDRTIYKWTLEGTNNGPGGTGHRVRISGWEEWQMGDDGLIARSLGNFDAAEYQRQVDQGR
- a CDS encoding ABC transporter permease subunit, with the translated sequence MKGLPGKWSPMGVVALAWVVWSLLGLVYTPYNPQAQDFLDLRLTWWAPGHWFGVDGLGRDMLSRLWRGSGVTVVLGLAASSLTLLLSAILVALERSGPRVFKKLIRGMVSVGIALPVLFVGLLFLVFLEPSPGTLVLAAAVGSVAFGFRQLRVIWAEQAEALHVVASRALGARRGHIIRFSIWPNARLQIVSLAKLFFAVGVLELSGLTFLGLTGDPDLPELGTILRHNQTYLFQQPMLVIWPGLLLSGLLLVVHLSNVQRRV
- a CDS encoding OsmC family protein, with product MVRISIDYQGGLHCQVRHEPSGSTFQTDAPKDNQGKGESFSPTDLVATALGSCMATTMAIVARRQGIELEGFSLTVDKEMTSEGPRKIARLTTHLHLPFARTEELGALIEATATGCPVYLSLGDSVEKPVHFHWSAA
- a CDS encoding prepilin-type N-terminal cleavage/methylation domain-containing protein codes for the protein MPPEIPFPTAKTGTAAHRCAPRRSHANGLPSRRGLTLVELLTVIAIISILISILIPTVSTVRTSARKAKAKILLTQWATALETFRQEYGFYPAFDFAADEDNLIASAADTAVFVKALSGRNVDGSVLEATDTASGNKKRIRFYTFSEGEINASGQLVDGFDGDKIAILFDKNLDGIIKVGEDADDDYAAFPEIISGVASPPRWPTGGLRAGVAIYSPGPAGVGNMITTW
- a CDS encoding ABC transporter permease codes for the protein MRRHVFRFLRFVGRKLGLFVVIFLITSMALFLAIRAIPGDPVALRLKNPDPVRVAEERARLGLDEPVVTQYVLYVKRFWTGDWGRSLLSARPVAEDVSGFFPATLELSLCGLFLGIVVGVITAVFAEVFHLDILRRLSFLLGTIGLTLPIFWIGLLALIVGSLWLGWFPAGGRFDFALIKPPEVTGFLTIDSILDGDLRKLGVALNFLALPAFCLSFYPAAQVCSVLRARLQDPRLNTLVAALRARGLGPIRIWIHHVLKVVSAPVITVIGTNFGALLGGAVLTETVFSWPGLGRYLVTAVLDRDIYVVQNVLLLVILLVVCVVFLADFVVVLINPVATGSSEDPDS